The following is a genomic window from Chryseobacterium ginsenosidimutans.
TCGGCTGTTCATCAGTTTGGTAAAATCGGAAAACATGTGATGATTTCCGGTGGTACTTTGGTGAGAAAGGATATTCCGCCTTATGTTAAAGTAGCGAGAGAACCGATGTCTTATGCGGGGATCAACTCTGTAGGTTTAAGAAGAAGAGGTTTTACGAATGAGAAAATCTTTGAAATTCAAAAAATTTACAGAGCTATTTTCCAGATGAAAATGAACGTTTCCCAAGCAATTTCGCATATTGAAAAAGAAATGCTTCCGACTGCCGAAAGAGACGAAATTCTTCAGTTTATTCAAAACTCTCCAAGAGGTATCGTAAAAGGATACGGAACAGGAAAGGATAATTAAAAAAATACAGATGAAAAATTTAATCTTACTAATAACGCTTTCAGCTGCATCTTTGTTGTTTGGACAGCAGACAGAAGGATTAAAAACTGAAAAAACAACCAAGACTTCAATCATGGAAAGAAAACTTCCTGAAAAGTCTAATGATAGTATTGCTAAGAATAATTTAAATGATATTCTGAAACAGAAAAATACGGGCAGTTCAATTTTAGGTACTACCAATCAGTATAATTCTGAAGTTCAGATGAATGTAAACAGATTAAATAATAATGTGAATACATTCAATAATAATACATTTAATAGAATGATGCCTCAAGGACAGGGAATACAATTTAATAAAAGAAAATAAATACATATAAAAAATTAATGGCAACAAGTAACGATATAAGAAAAGGACTTTGCATTGAATTCAGCAATGATATTTTCAAAGTTGTTGAATTTATGCACGTAAAACCAGGTAAAGGTCCTGCTTTTGTAAGAACAAAATTGAAATCAGTAACTAACGGAAAAGTACTTGATAATACTTTCTCTGCAGGTCACAAAATCGAAGAAGTAAAAGTTATCACAAGAAAATTCCAGTATCTTTATGATGATGAGAACGGCTTCCACTTCATGAATAATGATGATTTCTCTCAGTTATATTTAAACAAAGAAATGATTGAAAATTCTAATCTGATGAAAGCAGGTGAAGAAGTTACTATTATTTTAAAGGAGGCTGATGAGACACCTTTGTCTGCAGAACTTCCTCAATCTGTTTACTTAGAAGTTATTGAGGCTGATCCGGGTGTGAAAGGAAACACTGCTACCAACGCTCTGAAAAATGCTATCGTTGAAACAGGAGCAAGAGTAATGGTTCCTCTGTTTATTGAAGCAGGAGACAAAATCAAAGTAAGCACAGAAGACGGGTCTTACTTAGAAAGAGTAAAAGAATAATTTTAAATAAAATTCACATAAATTCGGTTTGCATAGGCATTCCGAATTTTGTTTTATAATAAAATCAATTGTTATGAGATTTCATTCTCCGCAAAAATTGAAAACTATAGCTGATCTTATCGGGTCAAAATTTGTTGGTTCTGAAGACTTTGAGATATTGGGAACTAATGAAATCCATATGGTAAAACCGGGAGATATAGTTTTCGTTAATCACCCGAAATATTACGATAAAGCTTTAAATTCTGCTGCAACAATTATCCTGATTGATAAGGAAGTTGATTGTCCGGAAGGAAAAGCACTGTTAGTTTCTGATGATCCCTTCAGAGATTTTAATAAGATTAATACTCATTTTACAAGAATATATAATTTCACGGAAGAACTTCACGATGCTGAAATTGGAGAAGGAACAAACATTCACCATTCTGCAGTAATTGGAAACAATGTGAAAATCGGAAAAAATACCCTTATTTTCCCGAATGTTGTGATTGGTGACAGAACAGTTATCGGTGATAATGTTGTCATTCAGTCTAATACTGTTTTGGGAGGTGATGCTTTCTATTACAGAAAATTAAACGGAAATTTTGACCGCCTGATTTCAGTGGGAAATGTTGTCATTGAAAATAATGTAGAAATAGGCAATGGCTGTACAATCGACCGTGGTGTTACAGATTCTACGGTAATTGGAGAGGGTTCTGTATTGGATAATCAGATTCAGATTGGTCACGATACCGTTATCGGAAAAAAATGTCTTATTGCTTCTCAGGTGGGAATTGCAGGATGTTGCGTAATCGGTGATGAAGTGACTTTGTGGGGACAGGTTGGTATAGCTTCAGGTAACAAGATCGAAAGCGGTTCTGTCATTTTAGGCAAAACCGGAGTTAACAGAGATCTTGAGAAAGGAACTTACATCGGTATGTTCGCAGAAGATTTTAAAACTTATCTGAAAAAAGAGGTTAAACTGAGAAATCTCAAATAAACAAATCATGCAGATTTATCTGAAATCAAAGAAATTTAAGTAAATTTGTGAGCATTAATAAAAATAATAAATAAATTAAAATTATAATAAAATGTCAATTTTAGTAAACAAAGATTCTAAAGTAATTGTACAAGGATTTACAGGGAACGAAGGTACTTTCCACGCTGGCCAGATGATCGAATACGGAACGAACGTAGTAGGTGGTGTTACTCCCGGAAAAGGAGGTAGCGAGCATTTAGGAAAGCCTGTATTCAATA
Proteins encoded in this region:
- the efp gene encoding elongation factor P yields the protein MATSNDIRKGLCIEFSNDIFKVVEFMHVKPGKGPAFVRTKLKSVTNGKVLDNTFSAGHKIEEVKVITRKFQYLYDDENGFHFMNNDDFSQLYLNKEMIENSNLMKAGEEVTIILKEADETPLSAELPQSVYLEVIEADPGVKGNTATNALKNAIVETGARVMVPLFIEAGDKIKVSTEDGSYLERVKE
- a CDS encoding UDP-3-O-(3-hydroxymyristoyl)glucosamine N-acyltransferase, producing MRFHSPQKLKTIADLIGSKFVGSEDFEILGTNEIHMVKPGDIVFVNHPKYYDKALNSAATIILIDKEVDCPEGKALLVSDDPFRDFNKINTHFTRIYNFTEELHDAEIGEGTNIHHSAVIGNNVKIGKNTLIFPNVVIGDRTVIGDNVVIQSNTVLGGDAFYYRKLNGNFDRLISVGNVVIENNVEIGNGCTIDRGVTDSTVIGEGSVLDNQIQIGHDTVIGKKCLIASQVGIAGCCVIGDEVTLWGQVGIASGNKIESGSVILGKTGVNRDLEKGTYIGMFAEDFKTYLKKEVKLRNLK